The proteins below are encoded in one region of Deinococcus metalli:
- a CDS encoding bifunctional diguanylate cyclase/phosphodiesterase codes for MQMPGGAASLDGGPETTHHPAVWSPGRRAVTAALMVTVLLLALFAVLSGVQTRTLTHAAGRSARQSDLYQKVRYWVGAEESLERKYRLEPSAAILAQHAKAADNVRMVLSAARNNSGPDEQARINALLSLHAEYVTTVNTALFPAVRTHDTAHVNNIDRIVSDPAFTRLEQRVDAEARVHRRASSAQFARLTRLQDTLAVLAPLVFLGGVGALLSLWRVLQRHQRLTDAANEATMTRLRAEAITDPLTALGNHRAFQEGLGAALRLGALDHTPLTVARLDVDEFKVINDRGGHLHGDRVLASVGRVLSGAFPGRAYRVGGDEFALLLPLPAEPAAAAIDDVRTRLATAHLPTVSAGLTTRAGAGAHPDDVQQQAEEALREAKRRGRDRLVTFQDVAGRASLLGQEQVDALRDLLHHGRVDVVFQPIWGPPTPERAASVPLAFEALARPAAASGFREPQELFDVAARVNRGAELDRLCVQAALAHAQALPDGALLFLNVSAPSLDQDTPLAPELLREVGAAGLPPHRVVIEITERSVGNLAAVTQQAAGLRAAGFRVALDDVGAGNSGLQLLRCLTVDYVKIDHSVVANAPTDPTANAVLAALMAYAREAGVSVIVEGIETVPILTHAWRLGARCTQGYLLGRPAPGFHAALPAELARVGVVGHPETTGTVAHARP; via the coding sequence ATGCAGATGCCTGGCGGCGCCGCGTCTCTGGACGGCGGGCCGGAGACGACCCACCACCCGGCCGTGTGGTCGCCGGGCCGGCGCGCCGTCACCGCCGCCCTGATGGTCACGGTGCTGCTGCTCGCGCTGTTTGCCGTCCTGAGCGGCGTGCAGACGCGCACCCTGACCCACGCGGCGGGCCGCAGCGCCCGGCAGAGCGACCTGTACCAGAAGGTCCGCTACTGGGTGGGCGCCGAGGAGTCGCTGGAACGCAAGTACCGCCTGGAACCCTCCGCGGCGATCCTGGCCCAGCATGCCAAGGCGGCCGACAACGTCCGCATGGTCCTGAGCGCCGCGCGGAACAACAGCGGTCCGGACGAGCAGGCGCGCATCAACGCCCTGCTGTCACTCCACGCCGAGTACGTGACCACCGTGAACACCGCCCTGTTCCCCGCCGTCCGCACGCACGACACGGCGCATGTGAACAACATCGACCGGATCGTGTCGGACCCCGCCTTCACGCGTCTGGAGCAGCGGGTGGACGCCGAGGCGCGCGTCCACCGCCGGGCGTCCAGCGCCCAGTTCGCCCGCCTGACGCGGCTGCAGGACACGCTGGCGGTCCTGGCCCCGCTGGTGTTCCTGGGCGGCGTGGGCGCCCTGCTGTCGCTGTGGCGCGTGCTGCAACGCCACCAGCGGCTCACGGACGCCGCGAACGAGGCGACCATGACCCGGCTGCGCGCCGAGGCGATCACGGACCCGCTCACGGCGCTCGGCAACCACCGCGCCTTCCAGGAGGGCCTGGGCGCCGCGCTGCGACTGGGCGCGCTGGACCACACGCCGCTCACGGTGGCGCGGCTGGACGTGGACGAGTTCAAGGTGATCAACGACCGCGGCGGCCACCTGCACGGCGACCGCGTGCTGGCCAGCGTGGGGCGTGTACTGAGCGGAGCCTTCCCCGGCCGCGCGTACCGGGTGGGCGGGGACGAGTTCGCGCTGCTCCTGCCGCTTCCGGCCGAGCCTGCGGCGGCCGCCATCGACGACGTGCGCACCCGGCTGGCCACCGCGCACCTGCCCACCGTGAGCGCCGGCCTGACCACCCGCGCGGGCGCCGGCGCCCACCCGGACGACGTGCAGCAGCAGGCCGAGGAAGCGCTGCGCGAGGCCAAACGCCGGGGTCGCGACCGGCTGGTGACCTTTCAGGACGTTGCGGGCCGCGCCAGCCTGCTGGGCCAGGAACAGGTGGACGCCCTGCGTGACCTGCTGCACCACGGCCGCGTGGACGTGGTCTTCCAGCCGATCTGGGGGCCGCCCACCCCGGAGCGCGCCGCCAGCGTTCCCCTGGCCTTCGAGGCGCTCGCCCGGCCCGCCGCAGCCTCCGGATTCCGCGAACCGCAGGAGCTGTTCGACGTGGCCGCCCGCGTGAACCGCGGCGCGGAACTCGACCGTCTGTGTGTGCAGGCCGCCCTGGCCCACGCGCAGGCGTTGCCGGACGGCGCGCTGCTGTTCCTGAACGTGTCCGCGCCGTCCCTGGATCAGGACACGCCGCTGGCGCCGGAACTGCTGCGCGAGGTGGGCGCCGCCGGCCTGCCCCCCCACCGCGTGGTGATCGAGATCACCGAACGCAGCGTCGGCAACCTCGCGGCCGTGACGCAGCAGGCGGCGGGTCTGCGCGCCGCCGGCTTCCGCGTGGCCCTGGACGACGTCGGCGCCGGCAATTCCGGATTGCAGCTGCTGCGCTGCCTGACCGTGGACTATGTCAAGATCGACCACAGCGTCGTGGCGAATGCCCCCACCGACCCCACCGCGAACGCCGTGCTGGCCGCCCTGATGGCCTACGCGCGGGAGGCCGGGGTGAGCGTGATCGTCGAGGGCATCGAGACCGTGCCGATCCTGACGCACGCGTGGCGCCTCGGCGCCCGCTGCACGCAGGGCTACCTCCTCGGGCGGCCCGCGCCGGGTTTCCACGCGGCCCTGCCAGCCGAACTCGCGCGGGTCGGGGTGGTCGGTCACCCGGAGACGACAGGCACCGTGGCGCACGCCCGGCCGTGA
- a CDS encoding S9 family peptidase has protein sequence MTASASTPNRPTPNSLLALAFPADPQISPDGQRVAFVLSRIEEEDPLKPDAAFARPRYKSHIWLSDGGSARAFTAGEGRDTSPRWSPDGTHLAFVRDAGGAGGQLYVLPLAGGEARRVTTLKHAVQNVQWSPDGRFLSFLSLGDDEDRRDERGEPRVITAPRYRFNGEDWLPVRPARMWRLDVASGALTEWHAPAVAISAYAWRPDSQGVLFVSAQDDLRAAYWQQEVWDLPLDGAPAQRTRWNSAITAVVPHPDGERFALVGRPDGQGNTEHTHLYLVGADGDATRLDAGHDHPVGNAVGGDCHVGAMPERPVWLDDTTLLFSSTVRGSCGLFRATVDGTVTPHDHRPDGVIAAFTAVPGGVALLRERADVFPEVELNGVAVTDLNARLPFPARAPQRVTFPTPLGEGEGWVLLPEGDGAVPALLNIHGGPHTDYGHAFTHEFQLLAAQGYGVCYSNPRGSVGYGQAWVDAIHGCWGSVDADDLLAFFDACLDRVPRLDRERTAVMGGSYGGFMTNWLTAHTTRFHAAITDRSICNLLSFAGTSDIGLRFWHDELGLNAWRRADTPALWDMSPLQYVENVRTPTLIVHSALDHRCPVEQAEQWYAALVQLGVPTRFVRFPGENHELSRSGRPDRRIRRLQETLDWLDRWLGTAPTAS, from the coding sequence ATGACCGCTTCCGCTTCGACGCCGAATCGTCCCACGCCGAACAGCCTGCTCGCCCTGGCCTTCCCGGCCGATCCCCAGATCAGCCCCGACGGGCAGAGGGTGGCCTTCGTGCTGTCGCGCATCGAGGAGGAAGACCCGCTGAAGCCCGACGCGGCGTTCGCGCGGCCGCGCTACAAGTCGCACATCTGGCTGTCGGATGGCGGCTCGGCCCGCGCCTTCACGGCGGGCGAGGGCCGCGACACGTCGCCGCGCTGGTCGCCCGACGGCACCCACCTGGCGTTCGTGCGCGACGCCGGGGGCGCCGGGGGCCAGCTGTACGTGCTGCCGCTCGCGGGCGGCGAGGCGCGGCGCGTGACCACCCTGAAACACGCCGTCCAGAACGTGCAGTGGAGCCCGGACGGGCGCTTCCTGTCGTTCCTGAGCCTGGGCGACGACGAGGACCGGCGCGACGAGCGGGGCGAGCCGCGCGTGATCACCGCGCCGCGCTACCGCTTCAACGGCGAGGACTGGCTGCCCGTGCGGCCCGCGCGCATGTGGCGACTCGACGTGGCGTCCGGCGCCCTGACCGAGTGGCATGCCCCGGCCGTGGCGATCAGCGCGTACGCGTGGCGGCCGGACAGCCAGGGCGTGCTGTTCGTGAGCGCCCAGGACGACCTGCGGGCCGCGTACTGGCAGCAGGAGGTCTGGGACCTGCCGCTGGACGGTGCACCGGCACAGCGCACCCGCTGGAACTCGGCGATCACGGCCGTGGTCCCGCACCCGGACGGCGAGCGCTTCGCGCTGGTGGGTCGCCCTGACGGGCAGGGCAACACCGAGCACACCCACCTCTATCTGGTCGGCGCCGACGGCGACGCCACGCGCCTGGACGCAGGGCACGACCACCCGGTCGGTAACGCGGTGGGCGGGGACTGCCACGTGGGCGCCATGCCCGAGCGCCCGGTGTGGCTGGACGACACCACGCTGCTGTTCAGTTCGACGGTGCGTGGGAGTTGCGGCCTGTTCCGCGCCACGGTGGATGGCACAGTCACTCCGCATGACCACCGGCCGGACGGCGTGATCGCGGCGTTCACTGCCGTGCCGGGCGGCGTGGCGCTGCTGCGCGAGCGGGCCGACGTCTTCCCGGAGGTCGAGCTGAACGGCGTGGCGGTCACCGACCTGAACGCCCGGCTGCCCTTCCCCGCCCGCGCGCCGCAGCGCGTGACCTTCCCCACCCCCCTCGGTGAGGGCGAGGGCTGGGTGCTGCTGCCGGAGGGTGACGGCGCGGTGCCCGCGCTGCTGAACATCCACGGCGGACCGCACACCGACTACGGGCACGCCTTCACGCACGAGTTCCAGCTGCTGGCCGCGCAGGGCTACGGCGTGTGCTACAGCAACCCGCGCGGTTCGGTCGGCTACGGGCAGGCGTGGGTGGACGCCATCCACGGGTGCTGGGGCAGCGTGGACGCCGACGACCTGCTGGCCTTCTTCGACGCCTGCCTGGACCGGGTGCCGCGCCTCGACCGCGAACGCACGGCGGTCATGGGCGGCAGTTACGGCGGCTTCATGACCAACTGGCTGACCGCCCACACCACGCGGTTCCACGCGGCCATCACGGACCGCAGCATCTGCAACCTGCTGAGCTTCGCGGGCACCTCGGACATCGGGCTGCGCTTCTGGCACGACGAGCTGGGCCTGAACGCGTGGCGCCGCGCGGACACCCCGGCGCTGTGGGACATGAGCCCGCTGCAGTACGTCGAGAACGTCCGCACGCCCACGCTGATCGTGCACTCGGCGCTCGACCACCGCTGCCCCGTCGAGCAGGCCGAGCAGTGGTACGCCGCCCTGGTGCAGCTGGGCGTGCCCACGCGGTTCGTGCGCTTCCCCGGCGAGAACCACGAACTGTCGCGCTCGGGCCGCCCGGACCGCCGGATCCGGCGCCTGCAGGAAACGCTGGACTGGCTGGACCGCTGGCTGGGCACGGCGCCGACCGCGTCGTGA
- a CDS encoding M20 family metallopeptidase: protein MSAQPDLTAMLADLHTLVGIESPSSDPVAVSRVMDVVEGWARDLGATTRALPGGTRSLQFGLDASGAERPLLILMHADTVWPTGTLERMPWRHDGDRLYGPGTYDMKGGIVGTVHALRALHGEWPRGGIHVLLSPDEEIGSVTSRPHIEAAAQGARAALVVEPPVADSHALKTGRKGTGGYWLTLHGIASHAGNRPADGASAITAAAEAVLAIHALARPEVGTTISAGVIHGGSAMNVIPETCTVEFDVRVSTLDEAQRVDDAVRAWAPTDTRVRTTLTGGLNRPPFEQGEATLALYARARDLARDLGFTLEHESVGGGSDGNFTAPITPTLDGLGAPGDGAHAAHEHIRLDRWPDHVRLLTRLLRTL, encoded by the coding sequence ATGTCTGCACAGCCCGACCTGACCGCCATGCTGGCCGACCTGCACACCCTGGTCGGCATCGAGTCCCCCTCCAGCGATCCCGTCGCGGTGAGCCGAGTGATGGATGTCGTGGAGGGCTGGGCCCGCGACCTGGGCGCCACCACCCGCGCCCTGCCGGGCGGCACCCGCTCGCTGCAGTTCGGCCTGGACGCCAGCGGCGCCGAGCGCCCCCTGCTGATCCTGATGCACGCCGACACGGTGTGGCCCACCGGCACCCTGGAGCGGATGCCGTGGCGCCACGACGGCGACCGGCTGTACGGCCCCGGCACCTACGACATGAAGGGCGGCATCGTCGGCACGGTCCACGCGCTGCGCGCCCTGCACGGGGAGTGGCCGCGCGGCGGGATTCACGTGCTGCTGTCGCCGGACGAGGAGATCGGCAGCGTCACCAGCCGCCCGCACATCGAGGCGGCGGCGCAGGGCGCGCGGGCCGCGCTGGTCGTGGAGCCGCCGGTCGCGGACTCGCACGCCCTGAAGACCGGCCGCAAGGGCACCGGCGGGTACTGGCTGACCCTGCACGGCATCGCCAGCCACGCCGGCAACCGGCCCGCCGACGGCGCGAGCGCCATCACCGCCGCCGCCGAGGCCGTGCTGGCCATCCACGCGCTCGCCCGGCCCGAGGTCGGCACGACCATCAGCGCGGGCGTCATCCACGGGGGCAGCGCCATGAACGTCATCCCCGAGACGTGCACGGTCGAGTTCGATGTGCGCGTCAGCACCCTGGACGAGGCGCAGCGGGTGGACGACGCGGTGCGCGCGTGGGCGCCCACGGACACCCGGGTGCGCACCACGCTCACCGGCGGCCTGAACCGCCCTCCCTTCGAGCAGGGCGAGGCGACGCTGGCCCTGTATGCTCGCGCCCGTGACCTCGCCCGCGACCTGGGCTTCACGCTGGAGCACGAGAGCGTGGGCGGGGGCAGCGACGGGAACTTCACCGCGCCCATCACGCCGACCCTGGACGGCCTGGGCGCGCCCGGCGACGGCGCGCACGCCGCCCACGAGCACATCCGCCTCGACCGCTGGCCCGACCATGTGCGGCTCCTCACCCGCCTGCTCCGGACGCTCTGA
- a CDS encoding DUF4385 domain-containing protein has protein sequence MPKFDYSLNYAELDLRAHPELYRVGVGEQGVLLVQPYKAELLPHWRFATPDAAQESSEAIYGMFLAYLKAGDFVGADMARKFLQMGFTRARRYANHRGGKKYAGPVPDDKKGQSGAHGRPELPRQPEDPVKAESARIFKAKWDEAEANAQYAALKREHRARYG, from the coding sequence ATGCCGAAATTCGACTACTCCCTGAACTACGCGGAGCTGGACCTGCGCGCCCACCCGGAGCTGTATCGGGTGGGCGTGGGCGAACAGGGCGTGCTGCTGGTGCAGCCGTACAAGGCCGAGCTGCTGCCGCACTGGCGCTTCGCCACGCCGGACGCGGCGCAGGAGAGCAGCGAGGCGATCTACGGGATGTTTCTCGCCTACCTGAAGGCCGGGGACTTCGTGGGCGCGGACATGGCCCGGAAGTTCCTTCAGATGGGCTTCACGCGCGCGCGGCGCTACGCGAACCACCGGGGCGGCAAGAAGTACGCCGGTCCGGTGCCCGACGACAAGAAGGGCCAGAGCGGCGCGCATGGCCGCCCGGAATTACCTCGGCAGCCGGAAGACCCTGTGAAAGCCGAGTCCGCCCGCATCTTCAAGGCGAAGTGGGACGAGGCCGAGGCGAACGCGCAGTACGCGGCGCTGAAGAGGGAGCACCGGGCCCGCTACGGCTGA
- a CDS encoding Dps family protein, translating to MTKNSRSSKAASTKAPAKAERATATSDGKKPSGKATGTAHADAAHLSTTNNALVDHAYLSETQFGTVAETLQRNLATSISLYLKFKKYHWDIRGRFFRDLHLAYDEFIEEIFPSIDEQAERLVALGGSPAAAPADIERYSVVKVPTETVRDARAQVADLVQDLTRVGKGYRDDSKTVDDAEDPATADMYNGYAQTVDKIRWMLQAIMDDEQMN from the coding sequence ATGACGAAGAACAGCCGCAGCAGCAAGGCCGCGTCCACGAAGGCTCCAGCGAAAGCGGAGCGCGCCACCGCCACGAGCGACGGGAAAAAGCCCAGCGGCAAGGCGACCGGCACGGCCCACGCGGACGCCGCCCACCTGAGCACCACCAACAACGCCCTGGTGGACCACGCGTACCTGTCCGAGACGCAGTTCGGCACCGTGGCCGAGACGCTTCAGCGCAACCTCGCCACGTCGATCAGCCTGTACCTGAAGTTCAAGAAGTACCACTGGGACATCCGTGGGCGCTTCTTCCGCGACCTGCACCTCGCGTACGACGAGTTCATCGAGGAGATCTTCCCGTCGATCGACGAGCAGGCCGAGCGTCTGGTCGCGCTGGGGGGCAGCCCCGCCGCCGCGCCGGCCGACATCGAGCGCTACAGCGTGGTGAAGGTGCCCACCGAGACGGTGCGGGACGCCCGCGCGCAGGTGGCGGACCTGGTGCAGGACCTCACCCGGGTGGGCAAGGGCTACCGCGACGACAGCAAGACCGTCGACGACGCCGAGGACCCCGCGACGGCGGACATGTACAACGGGTACGCGCAGACCGTCGACAAGATCCGCTGGATGCTCCAGGCGATCATGGACGACGAGCAGATGAACTGA
- a CDS encoding SDR family oxidoreductase has translation MTDPAPILVVGATGLLGSAICQHLSGSGHAVRAVVRPTSDPRQVRALHDLGAEPVHADLKDPASLERACRGVQTVITTATTTLRDQAADSIADVDHRGGLNLVAAAQDAGVAQVVYVSFPEAADTSPPSPLSAAKRAVEAALHASAMTTTVLHAAVFMDVWLSPVLGFDHQRGAVRVPGDGTQPVGWITCRDVARTAVACVDRPELHGTALTVVAETLDMNTVVRRFEDVGGRVFTVERVPVTALEAQLDAASTPLERSFAALMLALARGMPLTVDPRVADLGSSFTTVGEYARQIMPLGTPA, from the coding sequence ATGACCGACCCCGCCCCGATCCTCGTCGTCGGCGCCACCGGACTGCTCGGTTCCGCCATCTGCCAGCACCTGAGCGGCTCGGGACACGCCGTGCGCGCCGTGGTGCGCCCCACGTCGGATCCGCGGCAGGTCCGGGCCCTGCACGACCTGGGGGCCGAGCCGGTTCACGCGGACCTCAAGGATCCGGCCTCGCTGGAGCGGGCCTGCCGGGGCGTCCAGACCGTCATCACGACGGCCACCACCACGCTTCGCGATCAGGCGGCGGACTCGATCGCGGACGTGGACCACCGGGGCGGGCTGAACCTGGTGGCTGCCGCCCAGGACGCGGGCGTGGCGCAGGTCGTGTACGTGTCCTTTCCGGAGGCGGCCGACACGTCGCCTCCCTCGCCCCTCTCGGCCGCCAAGCGGGCGGTCGAGGCCGCGCTGCACGCGAGCGCCATGACCACCACCGTGCTGCACGCCGCCGTCTTCATGGACGTCTGGCTCAGCCCGGTGCTGGGCTTCGACCACCAGCGCGGCGCCGTGCGGGTGCCCGGCGACGGCACGCAGCCGGTCGGCTGGATCACCTGCCGCGACGTGGCCCGAACGGCGGTCGCGTGCGTGGACCGTCCGGAGCTGCACGGCACGGCCCTCACCGTGGTGGCCGAGACCCTGGACATGAACACGGTCGTGCGGCGGTTCGAGGACGTGGGCGGCCGGGTCTTCACGGTCGAGCGGGTGCCGGTGACGGCCCTGGAAGCGCAGCTGGACGCCGCGAGCACCCCACTGGAGCGCAGTTTCGCAGCCCTGATGCTGGCGCTGGCGCGCGGCATGCCCCTGACCGTGGATCCCCGCGTGGCGGACCTGGGCTCCTCGTTCACGACCGTGGGCGAGTATGCCCGGCAGATCATGCCGCTGGGCACGCCGGCATGA
- a CDS encoding cupin domain-containing protein, with protein sequence MTTGAAGRVLVWSVVLGLGVAAASGPVRLDPGEGARPVSTVADTTPWTVTLRIEPGAQAPLRPMMGEYRVSVQSGELTMVMNGVSETVGSGQTRVIAPGTDFRLLNRGDAPAEVQVTLSFAGLDFPQTYPGRGLA encoded by the coding sequence ATGACGACAGGAGCGGCAGGGCGCGTGCTGGTGTGGAGTGTGGTGCTGGGACTGGGCGTGGCCGCGGCGAGCGGGCCGGTGCGGCTCGATCCGGGCGAGGGGGCCCGGCCAGTGTCGACCGTGGCCGACACGACGCCATGGACCGTGACGCTGCGGATCGAACCCGGCGCCCAGGCCCCCCTGCGCCCGATGATGGGCGAGTACCGGGTCAGCGTGCAGAGTGGCGAACTGACCATGGTCATGAACGGCGTGAGCGAGACGGTGGGCTCCGGCCAGACCCGCGTGATCGCGCCCGGCACGGACTTCCGGCTCCTCAACCGGGGCGACGCGCCCGCCGAGGTGCAGGTCACGCTGTCGTTCGCCGGACTGGATTTTCCGCAGACGTACCCGGGGCGCGGCCTGGCCTGA
- a CDS encoding LuxR C-terminal-related transcriptional regulator, with product MDVQRWTERPGTGEPALVGRDVELVLAGDLLLQPDVRVVVLRGPGGVGKTRVAREVQRLVHARFERGAVFVNLAPLAGPDQVLPAVAHALGVRDGSSPLDALEQAVGDRSVLLILDNLEHLPGTEGDIVALCARLPGARILATSRRVLRVRHARELPLPPLALPARPQDAARSPAVQLFVQRAQEVEPEFALTPDNAATVSAVCTALGGLPLALELAAARLRAVDVAGLLAWLDTPLDVLDGGPLDDAPRARSLRDAVRWSYDLLSTDEQAVFTACGGFRGGFTLDALEAVTGRPDARTILIALVEHSLIRRTEGTPARWTLLEPVREFAAEVLRDSPHATDVAERHARFYLALAAAGNPEHGAGRDWLNRVHVDHTNIVTALEHFIARQAVPEAQQLVSALFDYWSTQGRFEQGVALCRRVLALPGDLVTAERATLLTTAALMASRAERHHDAEAWCQAALAIRRALGDPREEAGAMSILADVLSNTGTYGQAIDLFREALALAEAHGDVAAQAHTLHNLGFALEKTGAYPACVTYLDRALALWTALGQPVGEAYTSAVRARVTLLHRDVDPEQTHLRRAWAVGRHVDDVVLEEALLYITSLLADRRGQPSLAVRLAAASVATGQRSEGVLPGGCHAERQHFIEDWRAAMPEHQFAAAWSAGATAAPDAWAADVECALRAVEPTTAAPPLTARELEVLAWVARGHSDKKVALTLGISAGTVGKHVASMLGKLELHNRVELARFALDHRLIPVEDSGPVGRPSL from the coding sequence ATGGACGTCCAGCGTTGGACGGAGCGTCCTGGAACCGGCGAGCCGGCGCTGGTCGGACGGGACGTGGAACTTGTGCTGGCCGGTGACCTGCTGCTGCAGCCGGACGTGCGCGTGGTGGTGCTGCGCGGGCCCGGTGGCGTGGGCAAGACGCGGGTGGCCCGCGAGGTGCAGCGGCTGGTGCACGCCCGCTTCGAGCGGGGCGCGGTATTCGTGAACCTAGCCCCACTGGCCGGCCCCGATCAGGTGCTGCCGGCCGTCGCCCACGCGCTGGGGGTGCGCGACGGCAGTTCGCCGCTGGACGCGCTGGAGCAGGCGGTCGGTGACCGCTCCGTGCTGCTCATCCTCGACAATCTGGAGCACCTGCCGGGCACCGAGGGCGACATCGTGGCGCTGTGTGCACGGCTGCCGGGCGCGCGGATCCTGGCGACCAGCCGGCGCGTCCTGCGGGTCCGGCACGCCCGCGAGCTGCCACTGCCCCCGCTGGCGCTGCCCGCACGGCCGCAGGATGCCGCCCGCAGCCCGGCCGTGCAGCTGTTCGTGCAGCGCGCGCAGGAGGTCGAACCGGAGTTCGCCCTGACGCCCGACAACGCGGCGACGGTCAGCGCCGTGTGCACGGCGCTGGGCGGGCTGCCGCTGGCGCTGGAACTCGCGGCGGCGCGGCTGCGGGCCGTCGACGTGGCCGGCCTGCTGGCGTGGCTCGATACGCCCCTGGACGTGCTGGACGGCGGCCCCCTGGACGACGCGCCGCGCGCGCGCTCGCTGCGCGACGCCGTGCGCTGGAGTTACGACCTGCTGAGTACGGACGAGCAGGCGGTGTTCACGGCCTGCGGCGGGTTCCGCGGCGGCTTCACGCTGGACGCGCTGGAGGCCGTGACCGGCCGCCCGGACGCGCGCACCATCCTGATCGCGCTGGTCGAGCACAGCCTGATCCGGCGCACCGAGGGCACCCCGGCTCGCTGGACGCTGCTCGAACCCGTGCGCGAGTTCGCCGCCGAGGTGCTCCGGGACTCCCCGCACGCCACCGACGTGGCCGAACGCCACGCCCGGTTCTACCTGGCGCTGGCGGCGGCCGGGAACCCGGAACACGGCGCCGGCCGCGACTGGCTGAACCGGGTCCACGTCGACCATACCAATATCGTCACCGCCCTTGAGCACTTCATCGCCCGGCAGGCAGTGCCAGAAGCGCAGCAGCTGGTCAGCGCGTTGTTCGACTACTGGAGCACGCAGGGGCGCTTCGAGCAGGGCGTTGCCCTGTGCCGCCGGGTGCTGGCCCTGCCCGGGGATCTGGTCACGGCGGAGCGTGCCACCCTGCTGACCACGGCCGCCCTGATGGCCAGCCGCGCCGAACGGCACCACGACGCGGAGGCGTGGTGCCAGGCCGCCCTGGCCATTCGCCGGGCGCTGGGCGACCCCCGCGAGGAAGCGGGCGCGATGTCCATCCTCGCGGACGTGCTGTCGAATACCGGAACTTACGGGCAGGCCATCGACCTGTTCCGGGAGGCCCTGGCCCTGGCCGAGGCACACGGTGACGTGGCCGCGCAGGCGCACACACTGCACAACCTGGGCTTCGCCCTAGAGAAGACCGGGGCGTATCCGGCGTGCGTGACGTATCTCGACCGGGCGCTGGCACTCTGGACGGCGCTGGGACAACCGGTGGGCGAGGCGTACACCAGCGCCGTCCGCGCCCGGGTGACCCTGCTGCACCGGGACGTGGACCCCGAACAGACGCACCTGCGCCGCGCGTGGGCAGTGGGCCGCCACGTCGACGACGTGGTGCTTGAGGAGGCCCTGCTGTACATCACGTCGCTGCTGGCCGATCGGCGGGGCCAGCCGTCCCTCGCGGTGCGCCTGGCCGCCGCGAGCGTCGCGACCGGCCAGCGCTCGGAGGGCGTGCTGCCCGGCGGCTGTCACGCCGAACGCCAGCACTTCATCGAGGACTGGCGGGCCGCGATGCCCGAGCACCAGTTCGCGGCCGCGTGGAGTGCAGGCGCGACCGCCGCACCGGACGCCTGGGCCGCCGACGTGGAGTGCGCCCTGCGCGCCGTGGAGCCGACCACCGCGGCGCCTCCCCTGACGGCGCGCGAGTTGGAGGTGCTGGCGTGGGTGGCGCGGGGCCACAGCGACAAGAAGGTCGCGCTGACGCTGGGGATCAGTGCCGGCACGGTGGGCAAGCATGTGGCGAGCATGCTGGGCAAGCTGGAGCTGCACAACCGGGTCGAGCTCGCCCGCTTCGCGCTGGATCACCGCCTGATCCCGGTGGAGGATTCCGGCCCGGTCGGGCGTCCGTCCCTCTGA
- a CDS encoding MBL fold metallo-hydrolase, whose translation MTALLELAPGVHSLPGAVTSVVLEDGHGGALLVDTGLDDSHARKLLRALAAAGLTPTGILNTHSHADHHGGNAHILRAFPELKIFAPPLEQAVITHPILEPITLFGARPPRDLQNKFLLAPPSPARLAPEPGLTRIGGVHIELIEVAGHASMMYAVRTGDVLYAADALFGTAALGKHPLTFCADSALQKASAAKLADLEGVRVVMPGHGDPTEDLAGLVAVNLAAYARTTDTVLAAVRAGPASVDDLLARVCEQLGVTMTNAGAVVLNRAVVSAHLTELLEAGAVSMDVQDNRLVFVP comes from the coding sequence ATGACCGCGCTGCTTGAACTGGCCCCCGGCGTCCACTCTCTGCCCGGCGCGGTGACTTCCGTGGTGCTGGAGGACGGCCACGGCGGCGCGCTGCTGGTGGACACCGGCCTGGACGACTCGCACGCCCGCAAGCTGCTGCGGGCGCTGGCGGCGGCGGGCCTCACGCCCACGGGCATCCTGAACACGCACAGCCACGCGGACCACCACGGCGGCAACGCGCACATCCTCAGGGCGTTCCCGGAGCTGAAGATCTTCGCGCCGCCGCTGGAGCAGGCGGTCATCACGCATCCGATCCTGGAGCCCATCACCCTGTTCGGAGCGCGGCCCCCGCGTGACCTCCAGAACAAATTCCTGCTGGCGCCGCCCAGTCCCGCGCGGCTCGCGCCGGAGCCGGGCCTGACGCGCATCGGCGGCGTGCATATAGAGCTGATCGAGGTCGCCGGGCACGCGAGCATGATGTACGCCGTGCGGACGGGCGACGTGCTGTACGCCGCCGACGCGCTGTTCGGCACGGCCGCGCTGGGCAAGCACCCGCTGACCTTCTGCGCGGACTCAGCGTTGCAGAAGGCGAGCGCGGCGAAGCTGGCCGATCTGGAGGGCGTCCGCGTGGTGATGCCCGGGCACGGCGACCCGACGGAAGACCTGGCCGGGCTGGTGGCCGTGAACCTCGCCGCGTACGCCCGCACGACGGACACGGTGCTGGCCGCGGTCCGCGCCGGCCCGGCCAGCGTGGATGACCTGCTCGCCCGGGTGTGCGAGCAGCTGGGCGTGACCATGACGAACGCGGGCGCGGTGGTGCTGAACCGTGCGGTGGTCAGCGCCCACCTGACGGAACTGCTGGAGGCGGGCGCGGTGTCCATGGACGTGCAGGACAACCGTCTGGTCTTCGTTCCCTGA